Proteins from a single region of Streptomyces sp. TN58:
- a CDS encoding glycoside hydrolase family 16 protein, with protein MRKTSGRRRATVRRAVLAAVATTALVAAAAAGVAIPANAAAPPVPAGWTQVFLDDFDGAAGSGIDTADWQYTTGTSYPGGPANFGTGEIETMTADPSNVSLDGAGHLRITPRRDAAGRWTSGRVETRRGDFQPPAGGTLRTEARIQMPNVTGPAAKGYWPAFWMLGTPYRGNWWNWPGVGEIDIMENVQGLNTVWSTVHCGTSPGGPCNETSGIGGQRTCPGASCQAGFHTYAVEWDRSTAVEQMRFYVDGLNYHTVRADQVDAATWANATNHGYFVILNVAMGGGFPDAFGGGPDAGTEPGHAMVVDYVSVLRSAGGTTPPTTPPTTPPTTPPTTPPSGSRDAYAAIQAESYDGQSGVATESSADSGGGQNLAALGNGDWALFRGVDFGSAPATQFHGRVASGAAGGVSGLVEVRLDSRTSAPVGSFSVANTGGWQSWRTVPANITAVTGTHDVYLTFTSGQPADFVNVNWFGFGH; from the coding sequence ATGCGCAAGACATCCGGCAGGAGACGAGCGACCGTACGGCGGGCGGTGCTGGCCGCGGTCGCCACGACGGCCCTGGTCGCTGCCGCCGCCGCGGGCGTCGCGATACCGGCGAACGCCGCCGCTCCCCCCGTACCGGCAGGCTGGACCCAGGTGTTCCTGGACGACTTCGACGGAGCCGCCGGCTCCGGGATCGACACCGCCGACTGGCAGTACACGACCGGCACCAGCTATCCCGGCGGACCCGCCAACTTCGGCACGGGCGAGATCGAGACGATGACCGCCGACCCCTCCAACGTGTCCCTCGACGGCGCGGGCCACCTGCGCATCACGCCCCGGCGGGACGCGGCGGGCCGGTGGACGTCCGGCCGCGTCGAGACCCGCCGGGGCGACTTCCAGCCCCCGGCCGGCGGCACGCTCCGCACCGAGGCGCGCATCCAGATGCCGAACGTCACGGGACCCGCCGCGAAGGGCTACTGGCCCGCCTTCTGGATGCTCGGCACCCCGTACCGCGGGAACTGGTGGAACTGGCCGGGCGTCGGCGAGATCGACATCATGGAGAACGTCCAGGGCCTCAACACCGTGTGGTCCACCGTGCACTGCGGTACGAGCCCCGGCGGCCCCTGCAACGAGACGTCCGGCATCGGCGGCCAGCGCACCTGCCCCGGGGCGAGCTGCCAGGCCGGATTCCACACGTACGCCGTCGAGTGGGACCGCTCGACCGCGGTCGAGCAGATGCGCTTCTACGTCGACGGGCTCAACTACCACACCGTGCGGGCCGATCAGGTGGACGCGGCGACCTGGGCCAACGCCACGAACCACGGCTACTTCGTCATCCTGAACGTCGCCATGGGCGGCGGCTTCCCCGACGCCTTCGGGGGCGGTCCCGACGCCGGCACCGAGCCGGGCCACGCCATGGTCGTCGACTACGTGTCCGTCCTGCGGTCGGCGGGCGGCACGACACCGCCCACGACGCCCCCGACCACGCCTCCGACCACGCCGCCCACGACCCCGCCGTCCGGCAGCCGCGACGCGTACGCCGCGATCCAGGCCGAGTCGTACGACGGCCAGTCGGGCGTGGCCACGGAGTCCTCCGCGGACTCGGGCGGCGGCCAGAACCTCGCGGCCCTCGGCAACGGCGACTGGGCCCTGTTCCGGGGCGTGGACTTCGGCTCCGCGCCGGCGACCCAGTTCCACGGCCGGGTCGCGAGCGGAGCGGCCGGCGGTGTGAGCGGCCTCGTCGAGGTACGGCTCGACAGCCGGACCTCGGCCCCGGTCGGCAGCTTCTCGGTCGCGAACACCGGCGGCTGGCAGAGCTGGCGCACCGTACCGGCGAACATCACCGCCGTCACGGGCACGCACGACGTGTACCTCACCTTCACCAGCGGCCAGCCGGCGGACTTCGTGAACGTCAACTGGTTCGGCTTCGGCCACTGA